ACCGGTACATCTAGCTGGGCACTGGATAGCTTCTTGCCGTCCTGATCGATCTGCGCAAATTCAAGAATGCCGGCGCTGTTGTCGCAAGCGATGCGTGCCTGGATGGTGTAGGTACCTTCCTCTGCCACATATAGGTTGTACTCGAGGTAGTCGCCTGCGTTGGTATAGCCCAGGTTTTCGCCACCGCCTATGTCGCTGGTGTTTTCATGGGCCAGCCCTTCGTTGACCAGGTAGTCTTCCGCTTCTATCAGGGTCGGTATAGGGGTGTAGAAGGGCAGGTTGTTGGTGATGGATAGAGCTGAAAAGGATTCGAGGAGTGAGCCATCTGTGGCTTTAATACTCCCCTGGTTGTAGTCCAGTGTCAGCGTCTGTGCGTCGTTGTAGTTGTTTTCTGCTTCCAGAATCAGCATACGATCATTGTCTGGATGGCTGGAGATGGAAAGTAGGGTCAACTCCTGATCATCGGCATAGAAGGTAAAACCGGACGCATCTGATAGGGTAGATGCATCCAGTTTTTTGTTCAAAGAAAGGTATATGATATCACCTTCAGTATTTGTGTGTCCTGACCTGGAGTTAAATGCAATTTCAGTTAGTATTTTTTTTTAGAGAACTCCATGAAGTTCAGATTGATGCCGCCTTTTTCTATGTAGAATTTGAGCTTTTGGGTGCCAGCGTATAGCGCCACATCGGTGAGGGTAGTTTCTCCCCATCCTGTGGTTTTGGGTAAGGCGACAAGGCCTGTTTGATCGCTGCCTTCGATTTCTACCCTGATGCTGGAGTTAGCCGTGCTGGCTACATATCTCAGTTTGATATCGTAGGCACCTTCTTCTTCCACATTCAGACTATAGACCAGCCATTCGCCATCTTCTGTCCATCCGATGTTGAAGCCGTTGGTAGGGGTGTCGTTACATGCTTCGATGTCTACCCCGTCATTTCTATAGGAGTAGCCTCGATTCCATGCCAGCCCACCTGCATTGCCTGATTCGTTGGTGTACTCCGCGTCGTAGTAGGCGGCACCTTGTTTGCCCAGATCATAGTCCACAAAATAGAGGGTAGTGGCCTCCGTAGCTGAGATGGTATTGTCTTTGAAAGGCAGCGTTTCGTCAGAGTAGGGTTGGCGGATCATGGCGTCTACTACATCTGGATGGTAGGTGTTGTTCTCGACCTTGAGGTTTTCTGTCATTTCCATCAAAGAGGCATAGGCCTCAGCTTCACTCGGTTTAGCTCCACCCGACCAATAGTCGAGTATGTCCTGGTAGCCCTCGGTCACTTCGATTTGAAGTGGGTTGTTGCCGCCCATTTTTTTCAACGGCCACCACGACCAGCCCATGTTGTTGTCTTCGAACAGTCGGATGGCATCTGTGAACCAGCCGTTGGAGTTTTCACCGGTTTCGCCTAGCCAGATTGGGACATTTCTGCTGTCTCTCATATCCAGCATGCCCTGTATGGAACCCTGCTCGTTGGAGTTCCAGTACTTGTGATAGCTGATCACCAGATTTTCGTCCCATAGGGTAGGGAGTCCGCTGTAGTTGTTGCCCCAGCAGTTGCCTTCTATGATTACGATGTGGTTTTGGTCCACCTCTCTGATGGCGGCAGTCACATCCTTTTGCAATTGCCATAGTGGGGAGTTGCTGCTTTCAGCGCATCCATTGAGGTCATTAGGGTGATCCTGAAATCCCCAGTTGGGCTCGTTGATGATGTCGTAGGCACCGATGGCAGGCTCGTCCTTGTATCGAGTGGCCAGTTCCTTCCATAGGGCGATCATTTTGTCTTGATTGGCTTTGCTTTCCCATAGAGAAGGTTTGCTGCGATCATAGTCACTGATGTCGGCATTTTCTCCCTGTCCGCCGGGTGCAGCATGTAGATCCAGAATCAAATACATGTCATTGGCTTTGACCCAGTCGATTAGATCGTCCACCATGGTGAATCCTTTTTCGTTCCAGGTGATTTCGCCCGCTACAGGCTCTTCCTCTATAGGGGGAGTGAAAAGCTTGTAGTGCATGGGTAGCCTGATCGAATTGTAGCCCCAGGCTCCCATGGAGTCGATGTCTCTTTTGGTGCAGTGGTTGGCCAGCCATGCGGTATAGAACTCTTCTGTTTTATCCGGTCCGATCAGTTCTTCTATCTTGGCTTCTATTTCGTGCTGAGGTCCGCTGGTTCGTAGCATATAGCCCTCTTGTAGCATCCAGCCTCCCAGACCTATTCCTCTGAGGATGATGGGCTCGCCATTGGGGTCCAGTATCTGTTTGCCCTCTGCCTTGAGGTATTGTGCGTGAGCAGTATTTGCAAATGTGAGGCAGCTTAGGATCAGAGCTCCAAGGAATATTGACTTTTGGAAGCGAGTAACGTTCTTCCAGGCAGAAGCTCTGCCGTCAATAGTATAGTCTTTCATAGTGTCTTCGTTTTCAAATGCTTAGTTGTAGTATTTAGTCGTCAACAAAAGATTCTTGCCGATCTTTTTCAAAACTATCACCTGCCATTGCTATCATTGGCATTCGGAAATACATAATAAATACATCAATTGGATTATTTAGTACTTATTTACTACTTCATCCGTGTTTGTAGTGCTGTAATTCAGTAAGTTATGTAAAATTAAAGATGATCAGCAGCGTGATTAAAACCTCTACTATATTATTCGTGCTTGGTGCACTTGGACTTATATTTTCTAATTCTGTCCGATCTCAAAATCTGGATTGGCAAATCAAAGGCAAGCCCAGAGTCATTCATTACTCCAAAGAAGATTACAATTCGGACTCGCAGTTTTGGTGCATGGCCCAGGATGATGAGGGCGTGCTCTATTTTGGTAATAATGATGGAGTGGCCATATATGATGGGGAGGTATGGACGCTGGTCAAGGTACCCAATGGCTCTACGGTTCGTGGATTGAAATATGCCTCCGATGGCTATGTCTATGTAGGGGGCTATGATGAACTGGGCCGTCTCAGTCGCAACGAATATGGCAAATATGAGTACGAGTCGCTGTTGCATCTGTTGCGGACAGAGGATCAGACTTTCAATGATGTATGGCAAATTGAAGAAAGCAATGGCTTTGTGATCTTTCGCAGTTTCAAACGGCTGATTGCCATCAAGAACAAGCAAGCCGTGACTATTCCTGCCGAAGGTCGCTTTGACTATTTGGGGATCATCGAGAAGCAGCTGTTTGCCGTAGATGGTTGGGGGATCAAAAGATTGTCTTTGAGCAGCATGGAGTTTGACAATTTGATTCCAGCCTCTGGTTATAATCAAGAGGAGGTGAGTGCGCTGCTGCCGGGAACAGCTCCTAATAAGCTGATGGTATTTACCCGAGAGGGCAATTCCTATCAGGCGGACAAATTGCAGGGCAGTATCACTTTTCAGCATAGTTTTTTTGCAGATGGTTCTAGTGATCAAATTTTTTGTGCGATTGCTTCCGATACTGGCAGTTACTTTTTAGGAACCATCAATAGCATGTTGATGGAGTTGCGCTATCAAGAAGATGGGCAGATGGAAATTCACAAATATGAAAACCTGCAAGATCAAACCATCTTGAATTTGTATCAAACCAAAGACGGCAATGTCTGGACCTTGCTCAATACCGGGTTGGACTGTGTAGAGCTCTCATCGCCTATATCTAAGATCTTTGATGATGCAGCAGTCTATGATGCTACTTTTTATCAAGGCCAGTTTTATCTGGCAACCAATCAGGGAGTGTATGCAGCGAACCATTCTCTGGAGGATCCTACCCTGGTTCATAGCGATTTTAAGCTCGTGGATAGATTGGAGGCGCAAGCCTGGTCGATGAGGATCATAGAAGACCAGCTATTGATCAGTCATGACAAGGGAGTGCTGGTAAAAAATGCAAAGGGTATCTATCATGTCGAGGGAACGAATGGAGTTTGGAAAGTAGTGCCTGCCAATGGTGTGCAGGATATGTACCTGGCCTGTTCCTACGACGGGATTTATGTTCTCAAATATCAGGATGGAAAATTTTTCTTTCAGAACAAACTACAGGGATTCGATGTTTCGGGCAGGGATATATTGGCTGGACCTGATCCCTATACTTACTGGGTTTGTCACGGTTATCAGGGCGTTTACAAGATCAAAACAGATGCGGGACATAAGCGTACCCTGACGCTCGAAAAATATACCGATCAAAATGGGCTTCCTTCGCCTTATAGCAACAACGTCTTTGTTTGGGAGGAGGACACTGTTTTTACTACGGTTTCTGGTGTCTATACCTATCAGGAGGACCAAAATCAGTTTGTACCTCACCCGTTCTTGACTCAGACCTTGGGAGACGATGTTTTGATTCGAAAGATTCAGCAGCATGGTGACAGAACCTGGTTCGTGAAGGAGGAACAATTGGGCTACTTCTACACCAGAGCTGATGATCCAGAGCTGAATATGGACTTGTTTCTCTCGCTGGAAGGAACCTTTATGAAAAGTATGGAATATGTGCAGCCCTTAGGCAGCGACCAATTGCTGGTAGGGACCAATGATGGCATGTTTTCGTTTAATCTATCCATGGATGAGGCCTATTCTCCTGATTCGAGAACCCTGATATCCGAAATCAAATACAAAGACGAACAGGACAGTCTGATATACTGTGTGTTGCCTACCGAGACGCAGGAACTGACTACTTTGCCCAATAACACCAGTTCCTTGCAGCTGTCCTTCATTACACCCACTTATAGTTCGCAAAAGGATGTACAGTATAGGTATAAGTTAGAGGAAAATGATAAAACCTGGAGTGATTGGTCCACGGTACCACACAAGGAGTATAGCTACTTGAAATCTGGGCGCTACACCTTTAGGGTGCAGTCTCGAACTTCTGTGGGTCAGATGGCAGACGAGGCACAGTTTGAGTTCGAAATATTGCCACTGTGGTACCAGACGGATTGGGCGAAGATTGTTTTTGCCAGCGTGGCGGTACTTGTCATATTCTTGATACGCGTTTTGGTCAGACGAAAGCTTATCAAAACTCAAGAGGAGGCGAAGAAAATGCAGGCTGCCCTGGAGCTGGAAATAGAAAATATCAAACTGGAAAAGGAAAAGGCGCTTATCGAAAAGGATAAGAAAATGCTCGAGGAGGATGTGATATTCAAGAGCAAGGAGCTTGCCAATTATACCATTCTGCTACTGAAGAAAAGGGAGCTGCTAACCGAAATGGCTGCTGAACTAAAAGAACTAAAATCGAAGATCAAAGTAGCAGCCAATCGAGAAATCGTGAGGTCGATGACCCGTAGAATCAACCTGAACTTACAGGATGAAGAACACTTGAGCGTTTTCGATGCGAATTTCGAGCGGGTACATCAGGATTTCTTCCGAGAGCTGAAGGCCAATTATCCAAATCTGAGTCAGAAAGAGTTGAGGCTTTGTGGCTTTGTTCGCATGAATTTGACCAACAAGGAGATTGCTGCCATATTGAATATTTCGGTGAGGGGAGTAGAGACTGCAAGGTATCGATTGAGGAAGAATCTGAGCCTGGAGAAGGAAGTCAATATGGTCGAGTTTTTAGAGAAGCTATCGGGCTCTTCAGAGGACCAGGACCTGGATCAGGAAAACGAAGAGTATTTCAATGAAGAATAGGAATTAATTCTTTGTAGATTTAGCCTCTGAGCTAGTATCATTTAGACCTGCATGAAACAAGAAAAGGTTCGTTTTTGGAATTCCATTGTCAGTCGTTTTGGACTCATTTTCGCGATTCTGATCCTAAGTGCCATTCTAGTTTCTGGTTATCTTGTGTATGAGCAAGCGGCACAAGTCATCGTGTCGCACAGCCAGGAACGCATCAAGCATACCTCTGCTTTGGCTCGTCAAAACTTCTACGATGTCCTCAATGAGGTGACCAACGACATAGCCATTCTCGCCGAAAGCGCAACAGTTTCCAGGTATGTCAAAAGCCCCACTTTAGATAACGGAGATGATCTCGCTTCCCTTTTTAGTGTGACCTTAAAGAATAAAAAGGACTATTTTCAAGTTCGTTTGATCAGTGCTGAAGACAAGGGGACAGAGCTCCTTCGCTTTGACAAAAAAGGAGGGAGAATCATCAGAACCCCCGATAGCTTACTTCAGGAAAAAGGCAAAAAGGGCTACTTTCTGAATGCACTGAAGCTGGATGGTGGCCAGTTTTTTTTCTCGGAGATCAATTTGAATCAGGAATTCGGAGTGGTCAGTCATCCGATAACTCCCACCTTGCGGGCGGTGGGGAGGATTCAGGACATAGAGGGCCAACTGAAGGCTCTAGTGGTTATCAATGTCGATCTTACCAGCTATTTCAACGAATTGGATCAGCTGATAGCTGGAGATGCCAAGCTGTTCATTACCAACAATTATGACGAATACCTATATGCTTCTGACAAGTCGAAGTGCTTTGGGCGACAATTGGAAACGGGAGAGTCTCTTCAAAATGATTTCAATCTCAATACCTGGCAGTTGATTGCTGCAGCGCCTGATTTTGATTTTATGCAGGACAAAATGGGCAATCGCTATTTGTATCATATCGAAGAGCTGCGCTATGCCTCCGGGTATCAAGTGATTTACTTGGTGTCTTTCATGAGAAGCGAGGACTTGTTTGCAAGTGCGGAAAATGTGCGAAAGAGTGCATTAAGTAAAGTGATTATGATTTGTGTCTTTCTGTTGTTGGCAGTATTTGTCATTGTGTGGTTGTATTCCAAAAGAATTGCGAAGGTGACAATGATGATTGCGTCTTATGAAAATTCGGGAGAGGAGCAATCTATCTTAAATGAGAACAGAAAAGATGAAGTGGGGGTATTGGTTCGTGCATTTCAGGGCATGCGAGAGAGGATCGATCGGCAGATGACGGACTTGAAAGACGCACTGAGTAGGGAACAGGCGGCGATCAGAGAAAAAGATGAATTTCTACAAAATATGAGTCACGAACTGCGCACGCCACTCAATGCCATTTTGGGTTTGGTACAGCTGATGTATAAAAACAAGCCGTCTAAGAATCAATTGCCTATCCTTGACTCAATGCAGCGCAGTGCATCCAACCTGGCGGACCTGATGTATGATGTACTGGATCATCAAAAGTTGGTCGAGGGAAAAGTAGAGATTCGTAGAAGCCCTCAGGTTTTGACTGAGTTGCTCAATGACATTTACTCTAGCTACCAATACGAAGCTCTGAACAAAAAACTCAAATTTAGTATTGATATTGGCGATGAGATAAAGGGTAA
This is a stretch of genomic DNA from Reichenbachiella ulvae. It encodes these proteins:
- a CDS encoding carbohydrate-binding protein, with product MNKKLDASTLSDASGFTFYADDQELTLLSISSHPDNDRMLILEAENNYNDAQTLTLDYNQGSIKATDGSLLESFSALSITNNLPFYTPIPTLIEAEDYLVNEGLAHENTSDIGGGENLGYTNAGDYLEYNLYVAEEGTYTIQARIACDNSAGILEFAQIDQDGKKLSSAQLDVPVTGGWQTWQTVSTDMDMVAGRHTFRVTIIQPEFNINWFKLSEYVLEADAGTSDEILLYPNPCQDQLTLERKGIDQQSSISILDLSGKAIKGWNYAQSSSSRVLDLTGLKAGLYFVELKTQGQVWRQKFVKE
- a CDS encoding cellulase family glycosylhydrolase, which translates into the protein MKDYTIDGRASAWKNVTRFQKSIFLGALILSCLTFANTAHAQYLKAEGKQILDPNGEPIILRGIGLGGWMLQEGYMLRTSGPQHEIEAKIEELIGPDKTEEFYTAWLANHCTKRDIDSMGAWGYNSIRLPMHYKLFTPPIEEEPVAGEITWNEKGFTMVDDLIDWVKANDMYLILDLHAAPGGQGENADISDYDRSKPSLWESKANQDKMIALWKELATRYKDEPAIGAYDIINEPNWGFQDHPNDLNGCAESSNSPLWQLQKDVTAAIREVDQNHIVIIEGNCWGNNYSGLPTLWDENLVISYHKYWNSNEQGSIQGMLDMRDSRNVPIWLGETGENSNGWFTDAIRLFEDNNMGWSWWPLKKMGGNNPLQIEVTEGYQDILDYWSGGAKPSEAEAYASLMEMTENLKVENNTYHPDVVDAMIRQPYSDETLPFKDNTISATEATTLYFVDYDLGKQGAAYYDAEYTNESGNAGGLAWNRGYSYRNDGVDIEACNDTPTNGFNIGWTEDGEWLVYSLNVEEEGAYDIKLRYVASTANSSIRVEIEGSDQTGLVALPKTTGWGETTLTDVALYAGTQKLKFYIEKGGINLNFMEFSKKKY
- a CDS encoding helix-turn-helix and ligand-binding sensor domain-containing protein: MISSVIKTSTILFVLGALGLIFSNSVRSQNLDWQIKGKPRVIHYSKEDYNSDSQFWCMAQDDEGVLYFGNNDGVAIYDGEVWTLVKVPNGSTVRGLKYASDGYVYVGGYDELGRLSRNEYGKYEYESLLHLLRTEDQTFNDVWQIEESNGFVIFRSFKRLIAIKNKQAVTIPAEGRFDYLGIIEKQLFAVDGWGIKRLSLSSMEFDNLIPASGYNQEEVSALLPGTAPNKLMVFTREGNSYQADKLQGSITFQHSFFADGSSDQIFCAIASDTGSYFLGTINSMLMELRYQEDGQMEIHKYENLQDQTILNLYQTKDGNVWTLLNTGLDCVELSSPISKIFDDAAVYDATFYQGQFYLATNQGVYAANHSLEDPTLVHSDFKLVDRLEAQAWSMRIIEDQLLISHDKGVLVKNAKGIYHVEGTNGVWKVVPANGVQDMYLACSYDGIYVLKYQDGKFFFQNKLQGFDVSGRDILAGPDPYTYWVCHGYQGVYKIKTDAGHKRTLTLEKYTDQNGLPSPYSNNVFVWEEDTVFTTVSGVYTYQEDQNQFVPHPFLTQTLGDDVLIRKIQQHGDRTWFVKEEQLGYFYTRADDPELNMDLFLSLEGTFMKSMEYVQPLGSDQLLVGTNDGMFSFNLSMDEAYSPDSRTLISEIKYKDEQDSLIYCVLPTETQELTTLPNNTSSLQLSFITPTYSSQKDVQYRYKLEENDKTWSDWSTVPHKEYSYLKSGRYTFRVQSRTSVGQMADEAQFEFEILPLWYQTDWAKIVFASVAVLVIFLIRVLVRRKLIKTQEEAKKMQAALELEIENIKLEKEKALIEKDKKMLEEDVIFKSKELANYTILLLKKRELLTEMAAELKELKSKIKVAANREIVRSMTRRINLNLQDEEHLSVFDANFERVHQDFFRELKANYPNLSQKELRLCGFVRMNLTNKEIAAILNISVRGVETARYRLRKNLSLEKEVNMVEFLEKLSGSSEDQDLDQENEEYFNEE
- a CDS encoding ATP-binding response regulator, whose amino-acid sequence is MKQEKVRFWNSIVSRFGLIFAILILSAILVSGYLVYEQAAQVIVSHSQERIKHTSALARQNFYDVLNEVTNDIAILAESATVSRYVKSPTLDNGDDLASLFSVTLKNKKDYFQVRLISAEDKGTELLRFDKKGGRIIRTPDSLLQEKGKKGYFLNALKLDGGQFFFSEINLNQEFGVVSHPITPTLRAVGRIQDIEGQLKALVVINVDLTSYFNELDQLIAGDAKLFITNNYDEYLYASDKSKCFGRQLETGESLQNDFNLNTWQLIAAAPDFDFMQDKMGNRYLYHIEELRYASGYQVIYLVSFMRSEDLFASAENVRKSALSKVIMICVFLLLAVFVIVWLYSKRIAKVTMMIASYENSGEEQSILNENRKDEVGVLVRAFQGMRERIDRQMTDLKDALSREQAAIREKDEFLQNMSHELRTPLNAILGLVQLMYKNKPSKNQLPILDSMQRSASNLADLMYDVLDHQKLVEGKVEIRRSPQVLTELLNDIYSSYQYEALNKKLKFSIDIGDEIKGKRYLLDPLRFKQIVTNLVVNAIKYTREGEVKLTAAVVDGLLKISVSDTGIGIKEESLQKIRDRFYQEQGGTDRSDGFGLGLSIVKQLLRLFNGQLLIESVFQKGSVFTVELPVQPYEGAMELEVKDTGSRLPELQSKYKVLHIEDDPATALLISDILGLDKIELIQVNTLIKAKAVLASDEFDLILSDMRLDGEHLGPFLKKLIEGEQEAMMMLVSALEPDEMVGISPYYVQKPFDREQVLDMVYQLLGQSEWSKPQLDTIFSQYDHDRKKIDNYLKILISEFSSYLDRIQNVWQSKEQKEWEAIHHRLVTHIKSLSLDRLAAHWPEKLLELEEGDYHFIVNQILYCLTCFRCEARLNSIG